Sequence from the Thermococcus nautili genome:
AAGCCCTTGAAAATAGGGTAATCCTCTACGAGCAAGAGCAGACCGCGAAAAGTGCCAAAATCAGAGTATCCCCCAGGAACCGAGGCGTGGAGAGCAACGAACCGCAGGACTCCAAGTAGAACAAGAAAAGCAAGAGAAACCCAGAATATCCACGCGAAAAGACCCATAACTTTGTTCAGTTCGCCCTTAGAGGTAAAATAAAGGAATGCAGGAATACCAACAACTAAAACGAAAAAAGGAAGCATGAGCGGAGATAAAAGAATAACCTTAGCGACAATTGAGATAACAAAAAGTGCCGATTTAACCGGACCGTAAACCAGAAAACCGGTAACGTAGACACCCCAGAATGTAAAATGGTAATGGACACTCTCTCGAACTGCCTTCAGGAAGTTTACGTTTTCAGAGTTCTCGTCAAGGATTTCGGGGAGACGCACAATGTTCTTCTTCGAGTAGCCCCACCGCTCAAGGAGCCTCGCGAGGTTGAAGGCCAGAATGGCCGAGACTATTAGGAAAGAGGCCAGAGCAGACAACAGCCACGTGAGGTTAAAGCTTCCGAAAATCTCAGTATTATCCCCACCGAAATAAGAGAACGAAACCAACCACAGGATGGGCCAGGGGAGGAGAGAAATCAAAAGACTGTTCAGCAGGTAGCGAAAGCCCCGGCGCATAGGACTCCCCAAAAGATTGGAAGTCAGAAAAACCTCAGTCCTCAACTCCCTTCTCTGTAATCCTGAAGACGGCCTCGCCCTCGGGCAGGTGCGGGCTGTCTATGAGCCTTGCGACTCGCTTTCCGGCCTTGCCCTTCCTGAGGTAGATTCTGAGCGTCGCGCTGTGGGCCAAGATGTGGCCACCGACGGGCCTCGTCGGGTCTCCGAAGAAGGCATCCGGTTTCGCCTGCACCTGGTTCGTCACGAAGACCGCTATGTCGTAGAGGTCTGCCAAGCGGTGTAAGTCGGAGAGGTGCTTCGCCAGCTTCTGCTGTCTCTCGGCGAGGGTTCCCCTTCCGACGTACTCGCTCCTGAAGTGGGCCATGAGCGAGTCAACGACGAGGAGCTTGACAGGCCTGTCGGTTGAGGCCTTCTCCTTGATTATCTCCTCGGCCTTCTCGACGAGAAGCATCTGGTGGTTGCTGTTGAAGGCGCGCGCAACGTAGATGTTCTTGAGCGTCTCGTCGGGGTCCAAACCGCGAGCCTCAGCTATCTGCCTTATCCTCTCGGGCCTGAAGGTGTTCTCGGTGTCAATCCATATCACCGAACCGCCGAGGCCACCTTCCTCCGGCGGTTTCTGGACCATGACGGCAAGGGTATGCGCGAGCTGGGTCTTTCCGGAACCGAACTCACCGAAGACCTCGGTTATGGCCTGCGTCTCTATTCCCCCTCCGAGGAGCTTGTCGAGGGCTTTGCTTCCAGTGGAAATCCTGCCTATGGTCTTCCGCTTCTCCATGTACTCGTCGGCGCGCATGAAGGTTCCGATGTTCGCGGCTTCCCTAGCGGCCTGGATTATCTTGAGCGCGGCACCCTCGCTTATTCCAGCTATCTCCTTGAGCTCGAGCGGTGAAGCGACTGCTATAGCCTCAATACTGTCGTAGCCGGCCTCGCGAAGCTTCTCAGCGGTGGCAGGACCAACGCCAGGCAAATCTTCAAGGGTCTTGATTTCTTTTTCCTTCTTTTTTGAGGACGATGACGGTGAGCTTTCGGCTATTTCAAGCTCCTCAAACTCCTCAAGCTCTTTAACCTCTTCAACCTTCTTCTTCGCCATGAGACTCACCCGGAAATACCCTTAATGGGGGTAAAGTTCGGGGGTTAAATAACTTTTCCCGGAAAAATCGGGAAGACAATCTTTTAAGACTTTCGCCCGTTTCGAAAAACGAACTTTAAAAACACTCAGATTTTACTGAAAAGCCCAGAAAAAAGAGAACTACGGAAGATAGACCATGAGCTCAGGATTTTCCAGTGGAAATGGAGCCCCTCAGAACTATCAGTTTAGCACCCTCGGGAATCGGTTCGTCGAGCGGAGGATTGAGAACCGGACCATCACGATAGTAACCCAGGAGAAACAGGTTCTTCGTCTCCTTGAGCTCGCGGAGGGCCTCCATGTACGGCCTGCCCCAGAAGTCCCGCCCGTCCATCACGGTGACGTCGTAGCCCTTAACCGAGCTCGTTATGTCATCTATAACGTCAACCACCTCGGGCTCGAAGACGGAACTCGCGAGGAGCCTTCCCGCCAGGCTTCTGCTCACGATGACCCTATCAGCACCGGCCCCCTTCAGGAGCTCAACGCTCTCCTCGCTCAGAACCTCGACGAGAACCTTTGCATTTGACATCCTCTTCACCATGAGGGTAACGAAGACGGCCTTTGAGTCGTCTTCGAGGGCTAAGATAACGTGGGAAGCCTTTTCAACGCGAGCCCTCTCAAGGGTCTCCCTGTTGGTGGGGTCCCCTATGAGGACCTCTATTTCCTCTGGAAGCTCAACCTTCTTGCGCTCCTCCTCGCTGGGGAAGACCACGACAATCGGGGCCAGCCTCAGCTCACCGCGCTCAATTGCGCCGATAAGTTCGTTAACGCAGGTTGAAACGCTACTCCCCTGCCCGATTACCAGGTAGTGGTTGGTGTAGTTAACCCGGTGCATGCCCATCATCCTCCTGAGGGACGAGGAAATAAAGTTCTCGGCCAGAAGGGAAACGAGGGCAGTGAAAGTCGAGATTCCGGCCACGGAGGCAACCATTGCAACGATTCTCCCCGCCTCGGTATTTGGCGTAACGTCGCCGTAGCCTATGGTCGCCATCGTTATGACGGCCCAGTAGAAGGCTGTGAAGAAGTCAACGCCCTCGAAGTAAGCAAAAGCCGTTGCAAACGCTATTGCCAAGAGCAGAACCGCGAGGGTTATCTGGATTAACCGGTTTCTGCTCACCTTGACCCTCACGCGGAGCAGTCGCCTCACGACGGTTACGGGTAGCATGGGCTTCATTTCCACTCGAACCTTAAAAAGATGCCCCATACTCAAAACGATTCATTGATGGTCATTAAAATACTACCGGGAACAGTTTTTCCAGTGGAAACAAAGGTCTTTTTCGATGCTCATCGAAAAGACCCCCCAGAGTTTCATTTCCACTGGAACCCACTTTCGGAAAACGGACGGTTTTGACAGGGTAGTTAAAAGTAACGGGAATTCAGGGAGATTGTTTAAGTACGTAGCTGTTGAATCGTTCAATAAATTGTGCGAAATTTTATTATGCTGTTCAAAATTCTCGTGCATTGTCCATGTTAATTTAGTTGTTTGTTCATAGAAAGATATAAAAACCGGCACCAATAAAAAGGACGGGAGCTTTTTGTCAACTTTAAGTCGGTCTTCTATGGGAAGCTTCAAAGGCCCGCTCCACTGGAAACAAAACTCTGGGGGGGATACGGACTGTTTAACTTTTCTAATTCTGCAATCGTTACTGTTTACCTAAACTGAACTAAACTGTTCTTTAGTGTTCGTCTTTTGATAGCCATACATGTTCATTTTTCTTTCAGTGGAAATAACCAATCCTAATCTGTTTCGGGTTTCCAAATACCAAATCTCGTGCACATCTCTGTGCATTTGACTTTCCCGTTTCCTCTGGAAGGGCAAACCATTAATTCACCAACGCCCTATTTCGGTTGGTGGTTCCCGTGGAGATTAGGGATGTTGTTCTCGACTGGTTGCGCTCCGGCAAGGACGATGCCAACGACATCGTCGACCTGCCCTGGGAAGTTAAGCAACTTGAACCGAACCTCTACGTCGCGGAGCACCCCAAGATGCCCTTCACACTGCTTCTCTCGTTCGGAGAAGGCTTCATACGACTGCTGGCCCCTATGGGTCTTGAAACGTTCTCCATGACCAAGGATGAAAAGCTCAAGGTTTACCATGCGCTCCTTCGGCTGAACGCTGAAATCAACCTGATGAAGTTCATCCTCATGGGCATGAACGACGACGTTTACCTGGCGGTTGACCTGGATACCTCCAACCTCGGTAAAGCGGAGTTCAACGACGCACTCTCGGCCCTTCTCGTTGGTCTGCTCTCAGCCGTTTCGGCGCTCAACCTCGAGGAGGAGTTTGAGGCCCTGCTAAAGGAGCGCGTGCTTGCGATGGTCTACGAGAGGCTTCGCAAGGGTGCAAGCAGAGAGGAGCTTCTTGACTTTCTGGTTTCCCGTGTGGGGATGCCCAGAAACGAGGCTTTGACACTTCTCGCCGAGGTTCTTCCTGAAGAGCAGGATAGGGGCTACCTTTAGGGGCAACTTCCTCTTCTTTCTGCATCCCCTTTTACATCCACCTGTTCAACAAGGCATATAAACCCAGACCCCACACTTGCTATGCTTTCCACTGTATCCGGTGCTTCCGGTGGAGATTTGATACAATGTGCAAAATTTCGGGGAATATCTGGATTAAATCCAGATAATATTCGATATATTTGACAAAATGTTCCCATTTGTGGGCTTAATTACGACGGTAATACGGCGTGAGAGTATGATTTCCGGTGGAGATGGGAGCCATGGGGGACAGGGACGACTACCTGACGTCGATATTCGAGAAGTACCTCCACGCCAAGAAGATTTTCAAGAACAAGGAAGTTCTGAGGCACAGCTACACGCCAAAAGAACTCCCTCACAGGCACGAGCAGATTGACGAGCTGGCTCATATTCTCGTTCCGGTTTTAAGAGGTGAAACGCCCTCGAACGTCTTCGTCTACGGCAAGACAGGAACCGGTAAAACCGTGACGGTGAAGTTCGTAACCGAGGAGCTCAAGAAGATATCCGAGAAGTACAACATTCCCGTCGAGGTTATCTACATCAACTGCGAGATAGTCGACACCCACTACCGCGTTCTCGCGAGGATAGTCAACCACTTCAAGGCTGAAAGTGGTGTGGAGGTTCCCCTCGTCGGCTGGCCGACCGATGAGGTTTACGTCAAGCTAAAGGAAGTTATAGATGCGAAGGAGCGCTTTGTAATCATCGTTCTGGACGAGATAGACAAGCTCATCAAGAAGAGCGGGGACGACATACTCTACTCCCTCACGAGGATAAACACCGAGCTCTCGAGGGCGAAGGTCAGCATAATCGGCATCTCAAACGACCTCAAGTTCAAAGAGTATCTCGACGCCCGCGTTCTGTCAAGCTTGAGCGAGGAGGAAGTTGTTTTCCCGCCCTACGACGCCAACCAGCTCCGGGACATTCTCATGCAACGCGCAAAGGAGGCCTTCTACGAGGGCGTTCTCGACGATGCGGTAGTGCCACTCTGTGCCGCTTTGGCAGCGAGAGAACACGGCGACGCGAGGAGGGCTCTGGATTTGCTCCGCGTCGCTGGTGAAATAGCAGAGCGCGAGGGGGCGAGCAAAGTAACTGAAAGGCACGTCTGGAAGGCGCAGGAGAAGATTGAGCAGGACACGATGGAGGAAGTCATAAAGACCCTCCCGCTCCACTCGAAGGTTCTCCTCTACGCGATAGTCATGCTCGACGAGAACGGTGAGTTGCCAGCCAACACCGGCGACGTTTACTCCGTCTACAAGTCCCTCTGCGACCACCTCGACGTCGAGCCCCTTACCCAGAGGCGCGTGAGCGACCTAATCAACGAGCTCGACATGCTCGGCATAATCAACGCCAAGGTCGTGAGCAAGGGCCGCTACGGCAGAACAAAGGAGATAAGGCTAAACGTCACACCCTACATGGTGAAGAACATCTACCGCCACGACGAGCAGGTTAGGAGCCTGCTCACGCTCACCCTCTCCAAGCAGAGGAGGTTGTTCTGATGCTGATTGAGGATTTAATCAAGAATAAATACTTGATAACTCCCTCGGCCTACTACCTCCTTGAACCCCACTATAAGAGGGACTTCACTCTGGCGGAGCTGATAAAGTTCGCCAAAGCTCGGGGGACCTTCGTCATAGACTCCTCCATAGCCGAGGCCTTCCTCGCTGAGAAGGGTCTCTTTTCCACTGGAGAACTCACTGAGCAGACCCCCCTTGAGGTCTCTGAGGAAGAGCCTCTTGAGGCTTCTCCGGAGGAAATACATGGGGACTTTGCTGAATCTGCTGAAATTCCCGTTTCTGAAACTGTTACAGCCTCTCGGCCCGAAGAAATTCCTTCTTCTGAAGACTTTGAATCCGCGGAAGCATCGGGTTCTATTTCCACTGGAGATGTTGTGGAAAGCGAGGTTGCCACGGCTTCTTCTGGGGAAGAAAGCGTTGAACCCGCTGAAATTGTTGGCGAGACTTCAATTTCCACTGGAACAACCCTTGAATTAGAGCAATCTCCTGCATCTATTCCTGTTGAAGAACCAATTTCCAGCGAGATTTCAGAGGGGGAGAGTTTTGTTTCCACTGGAACACCTGAACATGAAGAACTCGTGGATGAAGCCGCTGGTTCATTGGATTCGTCACTAACAGAGGTCGTCGAGGATTCACTTCCAGTGGAAGCCGAGCCCCTGAACGGCAACGGCTACGGAAACTACGCCGATAGCGAGGAGT
This genomic interval carries:
- a CDS encoding ORC1-type DNA replication protein, whose product is MGDRDDYLTSIFEKYLHAKKIFKNKEVLRHSYTPKELPHRHEQIDELAHILVPVLRGETPSNVFVYGKTGTGKTVTVKFVTEELKKISEKYNIPVEVIYINCEIVDTHYRVLARIVNHFKAESGVEVPLVGWPTDEVYVKLKEVIDAKERFVIIVLDEIDKLIKKSGDDILYSLTRINTELSRAKVSIIGISNDLKFKEYLDARVLSSLSEEEVVFPPYDANQLRDILMQRAKEAFYEGVLDDAVVPLCAALAAREHGDARRALDLLRVAGEIAEREGASKVTERHVWKAQEKIEQDTMEEVIKTLPLHSKVLLYAIVMLDENGELPANTGDVYSVYKSLCDHLDVEPLTQRRVSDLINELDMLGIINAKVVSKGRYGRTKEIRLNVTPYMVKNIYRHDEQVRSLLTLTLSKQRRLF
- a CDS encoding cytochrome c-type biogenesis protein, with the translated sequence MEIRDVVLDWLRSGKDDANDIVDLPWEVKQLEPNLYVAEHPKMPFTLLLSFGEGFIRLLAPMGLETFSMTKDEKLKVYHALLRLNAEINLMKFILMGMNDDVYLAVDLDTSNLGKAEFNDALSALLVGLLSAVSALNLEEEFEALLKERVLAMVYERLRKGASREELLDFLVSRVGMPRNEALTLLAEVLPEEQDRGYL
- a CDS encoding potassium channel family protein, whose translation is MLPVTVVRRLLRVRVKVSRNRLIQITLAVLLLAIAFATAFAYFEGVDFFTAFYWAVITMATIGYGDVTPNTEAGRIVAMVASVAGISTFTALVSLLAENFISSSLRRMMGMHRVNYTNHYLVIGQGSSVSTCVNELIGAIERGELRLAPIVVVFPSEEERKKVELPEEIEVLIGDPTNRETLERARVEKASHVILALEDDSKAVFVTLMVKRMSNAKVLVEVLSEESVELLKGAGADRVIVSRSLAGRLLASSVFEPEVVDVIDDITSSVKGYDVTVMDGRDFWGRPYMEALRELKETKNLFLLGYYRDGPVLNPPLDEPIPEGAKLIVLRGSISTGKS
- the radA gene encoding DNA repair and recombination protein RadA, with product MAKKKVEEVKELEEFEELEIAESSPSSSSKKKEKEIKTLEDLPGVGPATAEKLREAGYDSIEAIAVASPLELKEIAGISEGAALKIIQAAREAANIGTFMRADEYMEKRKTIGRISTGSKALDKLLGGGIETQAITEVFGEFGSGKTQLAHTLAVMVQKPPEEGGLGGSVIWIDTENTFRPERIRQIAEARGLDPDETLKNIYVARAFNSNHQMLLVEKAEEIIKEKASTDRPVKLLVVDSLMAHFRSEYVGRGTLAERQQKLAKHLSDLHRLADLYDIAVFVTNQVQAKPDAFFGDPTRPVGGHILAHSATLRIYLRKGKAGKRVARLIDSPHLPEGEAVFRITEKGVED